In Zingiber officinale cultivar Zhangliang chromosome 6A, Zo_v1.1, whole genome shotgun sequence, a single genomic region encodes these proteins:
- the LOC121995173 gene encoding putative pentatricopeptide repeat-containing protein At1g13630 → MVTIDMQASVSTYHSLLNTTRYADIALDLYREIKASGIYCGEHTIDLLIHGLCKQRRVRDAISFSQELSQGKSFYPCLITFNSLISRACNSGFFMIACVLFNALCKRGWIAKVEELLDEIKDNNLDMDLDRPCTSVMPDYALNVMPNSFFHGTILSSMCKKGLMSEAKCYLEFLVANDQALNITLYNIVIDGFAKVGDVEEALGLYEQLIRSAVTPTVVTYNSLIYGFCKIGNPTDAKEFLKQIDMHGLASTTTTYNTHGFCEIGDINSMRMMLEEMDGRAIMPNIITYSVVIKPLCKSGQVKEAFDKLNNRVALGIVADSMTYTIVMQVDRAEEVLYYLLHQGIRLRKFYYMTVVQAYCVMAMPDKAFVLFDEMLKSGYEITIKDLSAVINRLCKR, encoded by the exons ATGGTTACCATTGACATGCAAGCTTCTGTATCTACTTATCACAGTTTGTTAAACACTACAAGGTATGCAGACATTGCTCTTGATCTTTATCGAGAAATCAAAGCTAGTGGGATTTATTGTGGAGAGCACACAATTGATCTCCTTATCCATGGTCTCTGCAAACAAAGAAGAGTGCGAGATGCAATATCATTCTCCCAAGAGTTAAGCCAAGGGAAATCATTTTACCCTTGTTTGATTACCTTCAATTCTCTCATATCCAGAGCATGCAATTCTGGCTTTTTCATGATCGCATG TGTTCTCTTCAATGCCCTTTGCAAAAGAGGATGGATTGCGAAAGTTGAAGAGTTGCTCGATGAGATAAAAGATAATAACCTCGACATGGATCTG GACCGCCCCTGCACTTCAGTTATGCCAGATTATGCGCTCAACGTGATGCCAAATTCATTTTTTCACGGAACAATTCTCTCCAGTATGTGCAAGAAAGGTTTGATGTCGGAAGCAAAGTGTTATTTGGAGTTCCTAGTTGCTAATGATCAGGCATTGAACATTACGTTATATAACATTGTTATCGATGGTTTTGCAAAAGTTGGTGATGTCGAAGAAGCTCTTGGATTATATGAGCAACTAATTAGGTCGGCAGTAACTCCTACAGTTGTGACTTATAATTCCTTGATTTATGGCTTTTGTAAGATTGGAAATCCAACCGATGCAAAGGAATTTTTGAAGCAAATAGATATGCATGGATTGGCTTCTACAACCACAACCTACAATACACATGGATTTTGTGAAATCGGGGATATCAATTCCATGAGGATGATGCTTGAAGAAATGGATGGGAGAGCAATCATGCCCAACATAATTACTTATAGTGTAGTTATTAAGCCGCTTTGTAAAAGCGGTCAAGTAAAAGAGGCTTTTGATAAACTGAACAATCGGGTTGCATTGGGTATAGTTGCTGACTCGATGACCTATACTATAGTTATGCAAG TTGACAGAGCAGAGGAGGTTTTGTATTATCTTTTGCATCAGGGTATCAGATTGAGAAAATTTTACTATATGACAGTCGTTCAAGCATATTGTGTGATGGCAATGCCGGATAAAGCCTTTGTGCTCTTCGATGAAATGCTGAAATCTGGATATGAGATTACAATCAAAGATCTTAGTGCAGTAATCAACCGACTATGCAAACGGTAA